Proteins encoded in a region of the Oncorhynchus keta strain PuntledgeMale-10-30-2019 unplaced genomic scaffold, Oket_V2 Un_contig_204_pilon_pilon, whole genome shotgun sequence genome:
- the LOC127920754 gene encoding zinc finger protein rotund-like isoform X1 encodes MSGHLLRRNSSKEGLQNLLRVTAQRSIEDAEEIERERRRRARERQGDQDPHTHTGPASTISPTPDNGLPELYPMCESELKASGCQLALEEDEGFSDWTQRLEKRRQRHLEEQESSEDHQPQQHQPQQHQPQQHQPQQHQPQQHQPQQHHPQQHQPQQHHPQQHHPQQHHPQQQHHPQQQQQPQLLTLNRASPIRPCLKTRPGPGPEEREEKEVEWERRASNKTQDTSRRVTDDKVVEKKKSELKISYTSKVMRHVNSNGKQLERK; translated from the exons GGTGACGGCCCAGCGCAGTATTGAGGATGCTGAGGAGATAGAGCGGGAACGGAGACGAAGggccagggagagacagggagaccaggacccacacacccacactggCCCAGCCAGCACCATCAGCCCCACACCGGACAATGGGCTCCCGGAGCTATATCCAAT GTGTGAGAGTGAGCTGAAGGCTAGTGGCTGCCAGTTGGCTCTGGAGGAGGACGAGGGCTTCAGTGACTGGACCCAGAGGTTGGAGAAACGCAGACAGCGCCACCTGGAGGAACAGGAGTCCTCGGAGGACCATCAGCCCCAGCAGCATCAACCCCAGCAGCATCAACCCCAGCAGCATCAACCCCAGCAGCATCAACCCCAGCAGCATCAACCCCAGCAGCATCACCCCCAGCAGCATCAACCCCAGCAGCATCACCCCCAGCAGCATCACCCCCAGCAGCATCACCCCCAGCAGCAGCATCacccccagcagcagcagcagccccaGCTGCTCACACTAAACAGAGCCTCCCCAATCAGGCCCTGCTTGAAGACACGTCCTGGACCTGGGCccgaggagagggaggagaaggaggtagagtgggaACGAAGAGCCAGCAACAAGACACAAGACACTTCAAGAAGAGTAACAGATGACAAG GTCGTGGAGAAGAAGAAATCTGAGCTGAAGATCTCCTACACCTCTAAGGTCATGAGACACGTCAACAGCAACGGGAAGCAGCTGGAGCGGAAGTGA
- the LOC127920754 gene encoding zinc finger protein rotund-like isoform X2: MLPKKLQKNKRVTAQRSIEDAEEIERERRRRARERQGDQDPHTHTGPASTISPTPDNGLPELYPMCESELKASGCQLALEEDEGFSDWTQRLEKRRQRHLEEQESSEDHQPQQHQPQQHQPQQHQPQQHQPQQHQPQQHHPQQHQPQQHHPQQHHPQQHHPQQQHHPQQQQQPQLLTLNRASPIRPCLKTRPGPGPEEREEKEVEWERRASNKTQDTSRRVTDDKVVEKKKSELKISYTSKVMRHVNSNGKQLERK; encoded by the exons GGTGACGGCCCAGCGCAGTATTGAGGATGCTGAGGAGATAGAGCGGGAACGGAGACGAAGggccagggagagacagggagaccaggacccacacacccacactggCCCAGCCAGCACCATCAGCCCCACACCGGACAATGGGCTCCCGGAGCTATATCCAAT GTGTGAGAGTGAGCTGAAGGCTAGTGGCTGCCAGTTGGCTCTGGAGGAGGACGAGGGCTTCAGTGACTGGACCCAGAGGTTGGAGAAACGCAGACAGCGCCACCTGGAGGAACAGGAGTCCTCGGAGGACCATCAGCCCCAGCAGCATCAACCCCAGCAGCATCAACCCCAGCAGCATCAACCCCAGCAGCATCAACCCCAGCAGCATCAACCCCAGCAGCATCACCCCCAGCAGCATCAACCCCAGCAGCATCACCCCCAGCAGCATCACCCCCAGCAGCATCACCCCCAGCAGCAGCATCacccccagcagcagcagcagccccaGCTGCTCACACTAAACAGAGCCTCCCCAATCAGGCCCTGCTTGAAGACACGTCCTGGACCTGGGCccgaggagagggaggagaaggaggtagagtgggaACGAAGAGCCAGCAACAAGACACAAGACACTTCAAGAAGAGTAACAGATGACAAG GTCGTGGAGAAGAAGAAATCTGAGCTGAAGATCTCCTACACCTCTAAGGTCATGAGACACGTCAACAGCAACGGGAAGCAGCTGGAGCGGAAGTGA